A window of Apium graveolens cultivar Ventura chromosome 8, ASM990537v1, whole genome shotgun sequence contains these coding sequences:
- the LOC141678184 gene encoding 23.5 kDa heat shock protein, mitochondrial-like has protein sequence MASSLALRRSASLFRNLLNSHARATPVASRFFNTNAQMTTFDDDDRRDVDVDRRSDRSVNRRGDSFFPDFFDPFAPTRSLSQMLNFMDQIADRGLGPVTTHRGWDVKEDNEALKLRMDMPGIDKEKVKISVEQNVLIIKGEEDEAEGEEGRRYSSRIELPQNVYKVDEIKAEMKNGVLKVRVPKVKEEERKDVFQVKIE, from the exons ATGGCTTCTTCACTTGCACTCCGGAGATCAGCTTCTCTTTTCCGCAATCTCCTCAATTCTCATGCTCGTGCCACTCCTGTCGCGTCTCGATTTTTCAATACTAATGCTCAAATGACcacttttgatgatgatgataGGAGAGATGTCGATGTTGATCGTCGTTCTGATCGCTCTGTTAATCGCCGTGGCGACTCCTTCTTTCCAG ATTTTTTTGATCCGTTTGCGCCGACGAGGAGTCTAAGCCAGATGCTGAATTTCATGGACCAGATAGCTGACCGTGGGCTGGGACCAGTGACTACTCATAGAGGGTGGGATGTGAAAGAGGACAATGAGGCTCTGAAGCTGCGGATGGACATGCCTGGAATTGATAAGGAGAAGGTGAAGATATCGGTGGAGCAGAACGTACTGATAATCAAAGGCGAGGAGGATGAAGCGGAAGGGGAAGAAGGACGGAGGTATAGCAGCAGGATTGAGTTGCCTCAGAATGTGTACAAGGTCGATGAAATTAAGGCGGAGATGAAGAACGGTGTGCTGAAAGTTCGGGTTCCGAAAGTTAAGGAAGAGGAGAGGAAGGATGTGTTCCAGGTTAAGATTGAGTAG